The window ATCATTCTCTTTTGCAGGCAAGAGCTACTCACATTTGTCTTGATTGTGGATTCATATACACTTTATCCAAACCTTTTGATGATCAAGTGAGTGTGAATCTTCTAGTTTCAGTTTATATTACTTTGGTTTCAGTTGCATAACGTTTCGGTTTTTAAGGTCTATCTCTAGTTATTTATAACTAAGATTTTGATGTTTGCTTCCAGCCGGATACATACGTATGTCCTCAATGTATAGCACCAAAGAAGAGGTTTGCCAAGTATGATGTGAACACAGGAAAGGCCATAGGAGGAGGATTGCCTCCGATTGGTGTCATTGTTGGCTTATTGGCCGGTCTTGGAGCTGTTGGAGCTTTGCTTGTTTATGGACTtcaatgaaaattttgaacTATATGTTAGTGAGACAGTGAAACAAGCCCTCCTCTTAATTGAGCTTTGTAATGTTGATGACATCAACTTGGGAGTTAAATCATTTGTAAATCTTTTTCAGTTATaactttgtttttctcaatTTATAGtccaactattaaaaaaaaaagtctaattaATAGcgtaataattaattaatagcgtaataattaattatagtcCAACTTTGGCCGGTCTTTTAGTTTTTGGCCAATGGGagctttttaaaaattgtcatAACAATAATTacataataaagaaaataatcatagcgtaattttgtaaaagaaaaaaaaaaaaaaaaagggaaaacgagagagtaaattttatttttaattttgtaaatagataAACTTTCTagcttatatataatataaaaacagacTTCATTTCACACGATCTTCAGAATCACTATAAATCAACTTCATAGAGTttaaacatcaacaacaaaaatgtcaaGAGCAAAAGACTATAAAGATTTCAAAGAAACTTTCAGAAGATATGATGAATATGTAGATGGAGAAATTTCATGGAATGAATTTGGTTACTCAGGTTTACGCAAACGTTCAACTCCTATGACCAAGTCTGAAATCGACAAGATTTATATAGAGCTTGGAAATCGTGGTGAAGATAGAGTATTTGGAGGAGCTTCCAAGTTTCCTGGTAATCCTCTAATTCCTCCATCTCTCTCAGTTGAACCTAAAGAAATGATTATTGTGAAGCTGCCAAAAAAAGAGTCTAATGTTGTAACTAATTCGGACAAGAACGAAAAGAAATCTGAGGATCAAGCTCAAATTGCAAAGGAGCCTCTTGAAAATGTAGACATCAATCAAGATTGGGTTGTCATAGAGGATGACGATGACAAAGACTTTGAATTATGTTAGCTTTTTGGTTATTGGAAATTCTTGCTTTTGATGTTAactgattcttttgtttaagATTTTGATGAATCTTTTCGTTTATGAAGCTTTgttattcttttgattttttatattttttgcgTTATTACTCATTTCAATGCGAGAAACAAACTAACGACTTGTACatacatttcatatatttatgataataaCACTAACGTTCTGTATTTATCCACTaaactaaaaagagaaaaaaaaaaaaaaagagtcattaaaattctctaaaaagTGATGATTCGAGCTACGGAAACCCAATAGATTGGGCTGAGATAATAAGGCCCATTAAAACCTCGACGAGTGATACGCGTACACCTCAAAAGCGCCACGTGCTTCATCCTCCgtacatcttcttcctctttttgtaCCCAAAAATCGAAGAAGACCTAGAGACTTGCTCACTAAGAAAAAGTAGagcattcatcatcatcagaaccgATTCAGATCTATAAAAAAAAGCCTCTTCTATCGAATCAATCGATACCTAGATCCAAAAAAAATGGCTCTCGAATGGGTTGTATTAGGCTACGCAGCAGCGGCTGAAGCGATCATGGTGATCCTCTTGACGATGCCTGGGCTCGACGCTCTCCGTAAAGGATTGGTTGCTGTGACTCGTAACCTCCTCAAACCGTTCCTCTCGATCATCCCGTTCTGTCTCTTCCTTCTTATGGATATCTACTGGAAGTACGAGACTAGACCTTCCTGCGACGGCGATTCGTGTACTCCTTCTGAGCATCTTCGTCACCAGAAATCAATCATGAAGTCTCAGCGTAACGCGCTTCTGATCGCGTCGGCTCTTGTTTTCTACTGGATTCTCTATTCCGTTACGAATTTGGTTGTCAGGATTGAGCAGCTTAACCAGAGAGTTGAGAGGCTCAAGAACAATTAAGAGCATCCTCCTTCCTTCTTCGTCTTTCGTCTTCAGGTCGTTTACTGTTTTTGAGTTCTTTGGTGTTTTCTCTACTTGAGTcgttttttttaggtttttggtgTGTTTCAATGTTTGATCTGGAGTTGTAAGgatctttaaatatatatatatatatatatatatatatgttaatccGTGTTTGGTCTCTGATTTGGTACTcgtttggattttaattaactCTTAAATCTTCCCAATTGATGATGCTTTACGCTTGGAGAGCAttgtttaattgtgtttgaACATCTTGGTTTGATATAATCATGAAGAGCTAAAGCTAATTAGGCTAATGGAATAGGTAAATGTAATGTAGCTAATTAGGCTAAGTTGCTCCTTGAACATCTTGCAGAAGGTGTTATAATCACAACTTTAAGTTGATCTCTCTATAAAGTATCCTTTAGGGAGTTTTAATTGTTCCTTTTGTGTCTGTGGTGGACACAAAAGTTTCAGTCTTTGTTAGATGAACCTAAAAACCCAACTTTTCTCTGCAGGATTTATTGCAAAGTTAACCAACTGAAACATCAATCATTTATTCAGCCAAATAATTTAGAACcacttttaaacttttttaaccTATAAGAACTCGGATTAAAACGGTTCTCCTCTaacaaaaaatgagaagaaaccattttcttttttggttcttccAAGTTCCAAGGAATCGATTTCAGTTTCACCATGAAAAGATATATTACAAGAATCATAGATGGTAGTACTTTTTAAGACAAGTCACTTTCGAATCATAAAAAGACCCATCAGCATTTTTGCATGAAGCAAACACCTTGTGACCTGTTGTCGATGAGTTCATATTCACATTGTCCATCACAATTCCAACACATCCCAAGTCTGCATCGCAGTTCAATGTGATAGCTTGATCGCTCGCTGATGACCCGTGTATTCTAGTGTAACGCACATCGCTCACTTTCACTCCTTTGCCATTACCGGTCtgagattttggttttgcaaaatgacaattttgatatttattagaTGACTTGCCCTTTCCTCTATTTGTGCGCCCATTGTGATAGCTCTGGTCGATGATAATAGGGTTTTCGGATGCAACCATGTTAATATCCATGAACGAGATTTTCCTAGCATATCCTGATCCGTTCTACCGAACAAACTCACACAAGAAACCATATTTAATTGAGGAATGTGCTGAAGATTATGGGAGTATCAATgatgaacaaaagaaagataatggACAACCTGGTATGTCTTGATTCGGACACCGTTCTGAGTGTTTGTAAAAGTGCAGTTCTTTACCCTAACTTCTTCAACGGTTGCAAAATCTCCATTTAGTCCAAGGCTTCCTACACTATAATATCATTTCGTACTCTATATGATTTAGTTTTTACCTTTGtgtgtattatatgatgattgtTTGTGAATCATGAATTTAAGAATCACCTGATGCCATGACCAGGGCCACAGAAAATGCCGGTTATGTTGATATCAGAGGAACCACTATTAATGGCAATGCAATCATCTCCAGTGGCAATCACTGAGCCGTGTATGTTGACTTTTTTACAGTTTGATATGTCAATACCATCGGTGTTGGGACTATCGCCGGGTGCAGTCATCCTTAGACCCGAGACCTCGATGTTCTTTGAACAACTTAGTCCTACATGACTCCGAGGGCTGTTCAAGTGCCGGAGATTAGAAATCCTAAGACCATTACAGTTGTTGAAGTTCATTGCCTATAAAAACAAGTAAGAAACAACAATAACTGATAAACGATTTGACCAAGGTTAATATATTTGAGTGTGGGAGGTCTTGCAAATGGACTTACGGAGGGGCGTTTATTAACGTTACCCCACCACAAAGAACCACGACCATCTATGGTGCCACCTCCGGTGACAACTAGGCCGTTGATACTGTCAAAATTAATCCATGTTGGGTATCTTCCCGCATACCAAGTGTAACTCGGTGCCACAAGATTACCTTTTATCTAATGTAAATAAATCGCCAAACCAATTAAACAATTGTCAAGTTATGGTCTTAACAAGCTACAAATCAATTtctattaaaatcatttttcaCATAAAGGTTGGACTTTTAAAGAGTTTGAAACTAAAGAAATAAGATTAAAGTAGTTAGTTATATATACCATAAAGGAGATAGAGGAAGAGGTGCATGGACCGACGAATGCAAGAGGCTTAAGCATGAATGTTTTCCATTGAGGCACTAGAATCTTTGTATTACCTCTACTTCCTCCTTTACATACAGCTTCCCATGCCTTAAGAAAAGCCTGATAAAAAACATACATAACGCAAGCACATACACACTTGAGCAAAGATTATATATACCAATTTGATAGTGTGATGATTCTATTATAAATATGCACCTTAGTATCATCGGTCTTTCCATCGCCAATAGCTCCGAAACTAGTGACACTTGTGAATCCAGGCCTTCCAACTCCGTTGTTAGCCTttcgagcttcttcttctaagcAAATACCTAATTTGTTTATTCGAAACAAACATAACAAGACTAAGAACAACAAAGATTTCATCTTTGGACGAGCCGTCGACGTATGCTTGATGATGAGAATTAGTTGAAGGATAATGCATTTCTATATTTATCTAAATGTATATAGGTTTGTATAAAGAAAGGTGGTTAATTGATATATATTgcgtttgtttttgtaattttttatggTTAGCGATTATCGCTAATTAATCTTGAACTATAATTGAGATATTTTGAAATCTTGATAAAGTAAGGAATCGTATATTGCTAAAAACATCATATAACTTGGGAGGGAGAGAGTGTAATTAACCGTTTTGTATACGACTAAAAGTAATAGTTTACTTGTATCATTGTATGCTTGATTGTTTCAGTTTATGATATAACTACAATGCTTGATTCTTGGAACGAATGAATTATTGCTtatctaaaaatagaaatagattCATCATAACTCATAAAGAAGATACCTTTGATTAATTGATTCATTTATATGATGAATCGGTGTGCACCACTAACCTTTTATTTTTACAAGAATCTtttatctaatttattttacagTTAAATAAATGTCATTAGAAATGAAAATGACTAATAATACCCCAAAACTCGTTCATATCATTAttagtataattataattaccaaaagaaaatcatttattattaacgttttaataataaatgaataaGTCATGGATgaataaaaccaaaatgaaaatgactaaacaccaaaaaaaatttatcaaacattcattcatctaatttttgtttatttagttaaataaatatatatgaaatgaataaagatgaaatatatataagtcatggatggataaaataCGAATGATAGAATAATATTTgccattttattcatttttgtaatattgcgaaaaaaaaaatgtggtcctttgattttagtttttagtttgtAGCAGAGTAAATGAAAAacttcttataaattataaaaacttaaatggagcaattttttaacaatttaattaatttgcGTACCTCACAATTAGTGGCAAACCGATCCGGTCCGATCTTAAGTGAACTAGTCAATTCAGAAACCAAACCGAAGtagtttagttttagttttaaaataaggagagagtaacaacaaaatattgaaatgaACAACACGCGTGGATCTGAAGAGAGTAAAAACAAGGAAGGAAGAGTACTTTAACTTTGCCGACTGAAAAAGTAAGTGCGGTGTTTAATGGGTTTGTCACCAACTTTACGTTTCCTTACAAACGAAGACGAAACCCCCCAAAAAAGGAGAAACAGTAAAATTGGAACTTGGAAGGAtagagagaattaaaaaaataaaaaaataaaaggaagcaTCTTTGGAGTTGTTGGAGTGTGAGAGATGGAGAGGAGAAAGGTTGTGATGTGTTGTGTCTTATCGCTACTTGGTTTATTGTCAGCTGTTACTGCCTTCGCCGCTGAAGCTACTCGAATCaaggtttctttcttcttcccttttgaGACATCACTTTGTAGGGTTTCTCTTTGGTAGTGATTTGTCTCATGATTTTGGGTGGTTAATTTCAATCTCTCTATTGTTGCTGATAGAGAAATCTCTCTAAAGAAGATGTATTTGTTGTgggttttgtcttcttttctttttattgaaattCGTTTTTGCCTGAAATGCGTTTGAGATGAAAGCTTCAATCTTTGAGATATGAGTTGAATAATAATTGGTGGGGAACTCGTTGGTTTTGGGAATTTTTACCTGTCAATGAAACAGCAATGGTACAACAGTTTTTGTAAATACTATGTGTCTATGTGGTATGCTGCtggtatattttgttaattgcaTATGCATTCATTTGTTATATGTCACATTCCACTTAAACCAAGTCTTTTGTTCATAAGTATTTCTCACAATTCATTTATGGGTTTTGGAATAATATCATGTTACATTCAGTTTATAGAACAAAGTTATAGTCTTTCTTTATTGAGTTTTATGTATTGATCGATTAAGTTGaaagatctttgattagtcataaGGATTCTGCAGTGTATGTAAATGAACGAAGTTCTACATTACTTAAGTTGTTTGTTAGTAAGTtcttgaaacatttttttttgtgtattttccTTGCCAATGGTTTGTatctggttttgttttgtgtaacgTTTCAAACTTGGTCTAAAAGTTTGTTTATTCTCATTTTTGTCTTAAATCGACACAGAGATCTCAAGTCAAGGTTACCAccgaaacaaattcaataaaaaaatgcaGTTATCCAAGAAGTCCAGCTTACGATCTCGGCTTCACTTCTGCTCTCTTTCTGATGATGGCTCAGATAATTGTCAGTGTCTCGAGTAGTTGTTTCTGTTGTAGAAAAGGTCCTTCTCCTTCGAGGTCTAAGTGGATTATCTCCTTAATCTGCTTTGTTGTTTCCTGGTAATTCTCAGAATTTCTTgttcctttgtttgttttaagtttCCTACTTGGTAATGCCTGCTTACAACTAATGATTTCGTCGCATTGCTTTAGGTTCACTTTCGTAATAGCTTTCCTTGTGCTGCTTACTGGAGCTGCCCTCAATGATGAACACATCGAGGAATCAACAGATATTGTTAGCCCTTACTTTTGCTACATTGTGAAACCGGGCGTTTTCTCTACCGGTGCTGTGCTTTCGCTTGTTACTATTACCCTCGGGATTGTCTACTATTTATGTTTGGGCTCAAGTAAGCAAAATGTTGCTGCCACAATGACCCCGGCGAACCAAGGAGCAGGTATAGCAATGGGGCAGGCTCAGATTCCAGAGAGAGTTGAAGATCCTGTCTTTGTTCATGAGGATACTTACATGAGAAGACAGTTCACTTAAAACAGACAAGGCTTTGCTTGTGAAACACGTTTAGGTTTAGGAGGGCATATAGATAAAAAAgggtttgtgtttgtgattcTTGTCTGTGAGATTATGAAACGTTGTAATGATTGCTAATGTTGTTGGAAGTAGAAATCCTTGGGGACCCTAAAAACGTCACTTATTATGCATTGtgtagttttttcttcttcttctttgtccctTTCTCATTTCTGTTAgtcaacaaacctcaaaaaTGGTTATGGAGAAGTGTTCGTCTGGAACAATCTTGACCCTAAATAAAAGATTGTATGGTAAGGTGACATTGTCATATTTTGGAACCCATAATTCTTGTAATATCTATCACTGGGCCGACCAACTGCAGTTTGGCACGTgttattgaataaaatgttgtaaactagagaaactcgAATGACGTTTTCTCTTATCTTATTCTTATTAATGATGATCCAatgttacacatatatatatagggatagtACAAAACAACTAGAAATAGGAAATGGGCCTTCGGCCATGGGCCTTACACACTAGGACATGTAacgggccggttatggaagtccactccaagtgttttacaacactcccccttggatgacataaccgtgccgATGCTAAGGGATCAGCACAAtacgcttgggggtgctgcctcattaaaaccttaccaggaaaacccagtgggacaaaaccatggtgaaggaaaaagagtacagcccacattgctccccctgttctaagcatcaCTAGAAGTCCCTAAGTCTatgcattccaatctggtgcgtgagcttcttgaacgtCGATGTCGGTAAAGACTTAGTGAAGAGATCGACTGAGTTGTCGCAGGattgaacttgtaccacttgaacttctccggccttttgtagttcatgtgtgaagaagaacttgggtaagatgtgcttcgtccgatctcccttaatGTACCCTTCCTTGAGTTGTGCGATGCAAGTCGTATTGTCCTCATATATATAACTGTTGCTTCCTTATCGTCGAtca is drawn from Camelina sativa cultivar DH55 chromosome 8, Cs, whole genome shotgun sequence and contains these coding sequences:
- the LOC104709180 gene encoding uncharacterized protein LOC104709180, coding for MSRAKDYKDFKETFRRYDEYVDGEISWNEFGYSGLRKRSTPMTKSEIDKIYIELGNRGEDRVFGGASKFPGNPLIPPSLSVEPKEMIIVKLPKKESNVVTNSDKNEKKSEDQAQIAKEPLENVDINQDWVVIEDDDDKDFELC
- the LOC104709181 gene encoding probable polygalacturonase At3g15720 yields the protein MKSLLFLVLLCLFRINKLGICLEEEARKANNGVGRPGFTSVTSFGAIGDGKTDDTKAFLKAWEAVCKGGSRGNTKILVPQWKTFMLKPLAFVGPCTSSSISFMIKGNLVAPSYTWYAGRYPTWINFDSINGLVVTGGGTIDGRGSLWWGNVNKRPSAMNFNNCNGLRISNLRHLNSPRSHVGLSCSKNIEVSGLRMTAPGDSPNTDGIDISNCKKVNIHGSVIATGDDCIAINSGSSDINITGIFCGPGHGISVGSLGLNGDFATVEEVRVKNCTFTNTQNGVRIKTYQNGSGYARKISFMDINMVASENPIIIDQSYHNGRTNRGKGKSSNKYQNCHFAKPKSQTGNGKGVKVSDVRYTRIHGSSASDQAITLNCDADLGCVGIVMDNVNMNSSTTGHKVFASCKNADGSFYDSKVTCLKKYYHL
- the LOC104706006 gene encoding uncharacterized protein LOC104706006, with the protein product MALEWVVLGYAAAAEAIMVILLTMPGLDALRKGLVAVTRNLLKPFLSIIPFCLFLLMDIYWKYETRPSCDGDSCTPSEHLRHQKSIMKSQRNALLIASALVFYWILYSVTNLVVRIEQLNQRVERLKNN
- the LOC104706007 gene encoding uncharacterized protein LOC104706007, with the translated sequence MERRKVVMCCVLSLLGLLSAVTAFAAEATRIKRSQVKVTTETNSIKKCSYPRSPAYDLGFTSALFLMMAQIIVSVSSSCFCCRKGPSPSRSKWIISLICFVVSWFTFVIAFLVLLTGAALNDEHIEESTDIVSPYFCYIVKPGVFSTGAVLSLVTITLGIVYYLCLGSSKQNVAATMTPANQGAGIAMGQAQIPERVEDPVFVHEDTYMRRQFT